Proteins found in one Massilia sp. H6 genomic segment:
- the lpdA gene encoding dihydrolipoyl dehydrogenase gives MSDKQFDVVVIGGGPGGYIAAIRAAQLGFKVACIDEWSNAAGKPAPGGTCTNVGCIPSKALLQSSEHFEHAGHAFADHGIKVSGLELDLGTMLKRKDTIVKQNNDGILFLFKKNKVSFFHGRGAFAGTADGGYTVSVTGPTTDTLTAKNVVIATGSNARQLAGAEFDEKLILSNAGALAIEAVPSKLGVIGAGVIGLEMGSVWRRVGAEVTVLEGLPTFLGAVDEQIAKEAHKLFVKQGLTINLGCQIGAITKGDNDVTVEYADSTGAAQKATFDRLIISIGRVPNTTGLNGEAVGLQLDERGFVVVDDECRTSLPGVWAVGDVVRGPMLAHKAEEEGVAVAERIAGQHGHVNFNTIPWVIYTSPEISWVGKTEQQLKADGVAYKAGTFPFMANGRARALGDTSGMVKFLADATTDEILGVHIVGPMASELISEAVVAMEFKASSEDIARICHAHPSLSEAVKEAALAVDKRSLNF, from the coding sequence ATGAGTGACAAACAATTTGACGTCGTCGTCATCGGCGGCGGTCCTGGCGGTTATATCGCCGCCATCCGTGCAGCGCAGCTGGGCTTCAAGGTTGCCTGTATCGACGAGTGGAGCAACGCGGCCGGCAAGCCGGCCCCGGGCGGCACCTGCACCAACGTTGGCTGCATCCCGTCCAAGGCGCTGCTGCAGTCGTCCGAGCATTTCGAGCACGCCGGCCACGCCTTCGCCGACCATGGCATCAAGGTATCGGGCCTCGAGCTCGATCTCGGCACCATGCTCAAGCGCAAGGACACCATCGTCAAGCAGAACAACGACGGCATCCTGTTCCTGTTCAAGAAAAACAAGGTCAGCTTCTTCCACGGCCGCGGCGCCTTCGCGGGCACGGCCGACGGCGGCTACACCGTCTCCGTCACCGGTCCGACCACGGACACGCTGACCGCCAAGAACGTCGTCATCGCCACCGGCTCGAACGCGCGCCAGCTTGCCGGCGCGGAATTCGACGAAAAGCTGATCCTGTCGAATGCCGGCGCGCTGGCCATCGAGGCGGTGCCGTCGAAGCTGGGCGTGATCGGGGCCGGCGTCATCGGCCTGGAAATGGGTTCGGTATGGCGCCGTGTCGGCGCCGAAGTGACGGTGCTCGAAGGCCTGCCGACTTTCCTCGGCGCGGTCGACGAGCAGATCGCCAAAGAAGCGCACAAGCTGTTCGTCAAGCAGGGCCTGACGATCAACCTGGGCTGCCAGATCGGCGCGATCACCAAGGGCGACAACGACGTCACCGTCGAATACGCCGACAGCACCGGCGCGGCGCAGAAGGCCACGTTCGACCGACTGATCATCTCGATCGGCCGCGTGCCGAACACCACTGGCCTCAATGGCGAAGCGGTCGGCCTGCAGCTCGATGAGCGCGGTTTCGTGGTGGTGGACGACGAATGCCGCACCAGCCTGCCGGGCGTGTGGGCGGTGGGCGACGTCGTGCGCGGCCCGATGCTGGCGCACAAGGCCGAAGAAGAAGGCGTGGCGGTTGCCGAGCGCATCGCCGGCCAGCACGGCCACGTCAATTTCAACACCATTCCGTGGGTGATCTACACCTCGCCCGAAATTTCCTGGGTCGGCAAGACCGAGCAGCAGCTCAAGGCCGACGGCGTCGCCTACAAGGCCGGCACCTTCCCGTTCATGGCCAACGGCCGCGCGCGCGCGCTGGGCGACACGTCGGGCATGGTGAAGTTTTTGGCCGATGCCACGACCGACGAAATCCTGGGTGTGCACATCGTTGGCCCGATGGCCTCGGAACTGATCTCGGAAGCCGTGGTGGCGATGGAATTCAAGGCCTCGTCGGAAGACATCGCCCGCATCTGCCACGCGCACCCGTCGCTGTCGGAAGCGGTGAAAGAGGCCGCGCTGGCGGTGGACAAGCGCTCGCTGAACTTCTAA
- a CDS encoding DUF2271 domain-containing protein: MKLSHTLALTLPLASGWAMAADLSVTFQLPKMKVAEYHKPYVAIWIEKADGGVASTLAVLYDVKKKDEGGEKWLKDLRTWWRKAGRDLDMPIDGVSGATKAVGSHSMEFANATGDLPAGKYKLVVEASREAGGRELVRLPFTLPAKGKLAAKAAGKEELGAVSIAIQ, translated from the coding sequence ATGAAACTGTCCCACACGCTCGCACTCACGCTGCCGCTCGCATCGGGCTGGGCCATGGCCGCCGATTTGTCCGTGACATTCCAGCTGCCGAAAATGAAAGTGGCCGAATACCACAAGCCGTACGTCGCAATCTGGATCGAGAAAGCCGACGGCGGCGTCGCCTCGACCCTGGCGGTGCTATACGACGTCAAGAAGAAAGACGAAGGCGGCGAGAAGTGGCTCAAGGACTTGCGCACCTGGTGGCGCAAGGCCGGGCGCGATCTCGACATGCCGATCGACGGCGTCAGCGGTGCAACCAAGGCGGTGGGCAGCCACAGCATGGAGTTTGCCAACGCCACCGGAGACCTGCCGGCTGGCAAGTACAAACTGGTGGTGGAAGCGTCGCGCGAAGCCGGCGGGCGCGAACTCGTGCGCCTACCCTTCACCCTGCCGGCCAAGGGCAAGCTGGCCGCCAAGGCAGCCGGCAAGGAAGAACTCGGCGCCGTCTCGATCGCCATCCAGTAA
- a CDS encoding FAD:protein FMN transferase, producing MRDVLVPSRIDPVPPPPGSILRRAAGRTMGTAWSAQMVVPGAVTADLETALRRELDEIVVQMSHWEPDSLLARYNSAPAGSWHALPPQWLEVMAFALQVHDDTGGAFDPAAGELVKLWGFGSAGRYDQAGFRAPAPAAVAAALAMRAARTPELDRAGRRLLQPGGVVLDLSSIAKGYAVDRLGGCLERHGVRHYLVEVGGELRGAGVKPGGDPWWVEVEGVPAVGSSAVSNTVAPLVALHGLAIATSGDYRNYYQDGPRRASHTLDPRSGHPIANDVASCTVVAGSCMAADALSTALTVMGVDAGIAFADTRNIAARYLVRRGGGLIESTTAAWRGLLQ from the coding sequence ATGCGCGACGTGCTGGTTCCGTCCCGGATCGACCCGGTGCCGCCGCCGCCAGGCAGCATCCTGCGCAGGGCTGCCGGCCGCACGATGGGCACGGCGTGGTCGGCGCAGATGGTGGTTCCGGGCGCCGTCACGGCCGACCTCGAGACGGCGCTGCGGCGCGAGCTCGACGAGATCGTTGTCCAGATGAGCCACTGGGAACCGGATTCGCTGCTCGCGCGCTACAACAGCGCGCCGGCCGGCAGCTGGCACGCGCTGCCGCCGCAGTGGCTCGAGGTAATGGCGTTCGCGCTGCAGGTCCATGACGATACCGGCGGCGCCTTCGATCCGGCCGCAGGCGAGCTGGTCAAGCTGTGGGGCTTCGGATCCGCCGGCCGCTACGACCAGGCCGGGTTTCGCGCGCCGGCGCCCGCGGCCGTGGCCGCCGCGCTGGCCATGCGCGCCGCGCGCACGCCCGAACTCGACCGTGCGGGACGGCGCCTGCTGCAGCCGGGCGGGGTCGTGCTCGACCTGTCCTCGATCGCCAAGGGCTATGCGGTGGACCGCCTCGGCGGCTGCCTCGAACGCCACGGCGTGCGGCATTACCTGGTCGAGGTAGGGGGCGAGCTGCGCGGGGCCGGCGTGAAGCCGGGGGGCGACCCATGGTGGGTCGAGGTCGAAGGCGTGCCAGCGGTGGGCAGCAGCGCAGTCAGCAATACAGTGGCGCCGCTGGTCGCGCTGCACGGCCTGGCGATTGCCACCTCGGGCGACTACCGCAACTATTATCAGGATGGTCCGCGCCGCGCCTCGCACACACTCGATCCGCGCAGCGGCCATCCGATCGCCAACGACGTTGCCTCGTGCACGGTGGTGGCAGGCAGCTGCATGGCCGCCGACGCGCTGTCGACGGCGCTGACCGTGATGGGGGTCGACGCCGGCATCGCGTTTGCCGACACGCGCAACATCGCGGCCCGCTATCTGGTGCGGCGCGGCGGGGGCCTGATCGAATCCACCACAGCCGCCTGGCGCGGCCTGCTGCAATGA
- a CDS encoding PspC domain-containing protein, translating into MNLSDEIKRLHELHQAGALSDAEFEQAKARVLSQAASSEQPIDLRKRNDSLGETLGNELARLRRSRGDRWLGGVCGGLAVATGVESWVWRLVFALFTLTFGFGLAIYLLLWIFVPEE; encoded by the coding sequence ATGAACTTGTCGGACGAAATCAAGCGGCTGCACGAGCTGCACCAGGCCGGCGCGCTGAGCGATGCCGAATTCGAACAAGCCAAGGCACGGGTACTGTCCCAGGCTGCGTCGAGCGAGCAGCCGATCGACCTGCGCAAGCGCAACGACAGCCTGGGTGAGACCCTGGGCAACGAACTGGCCAGGCTGCGCCGCTCGCGCGGCGACCGCTGGCTCGGTGGTGTCTGCGGCGGGCTGGCGGTGGCGACCGGCGTCGAATCCTGGGTCTGGCGCCTGGTGTTCGCGCTGTTTACGCTCACCTTCGGCTTCGGCCTGGCGATTTACCTGCTGTTGTGGATTTTTGTTCCCGAAGAATAA
- a CDS encoding 2-oxoglutarate dehydrogenase E1 component, producing MMQQQNANSYLFGGNAPYVEELYEAYLDNPGSVPDNWRAYFDQMQNVPAVDGSNRSDVVHSSVVASFAERAKQGPIRTVVASTDAEMGRKRVAATQMIAAYRYLGSRWANLDPLQRQERPPLPELDPAFYGFTEADLDTVFNISNTYFGKETAPLRELLNMLRDTYCRSVGAEFMYISDPTEKRWLQERMESNRATPAFTLEKKKHILERLTAAEGLERYLHTKYVGAKRFSLEGGESFIASMDEVIQRAGEKGVQEIVIGMAHRGRLNVLVNTLGKSPADLFEEFEGKHADDLPSGDVKYHQGFSSDISTPGGPVHLSLAFNPSHLEIVNPVVEGSVKARMERRGDRKGKEVLPILVHGDAAFAGQGVVMETLNLAQTRGYGTGGTVHIVINNQIGFTTSDPRDARSTLYCSDVVKMIEAPVLHVNADDPEAVVMASQIAIDYRTEFGKDVVVDIVCYRKLGHNEQDTPALTQPLMYKKIAKHPGTRKLYAEKLTAQGSIEADAGDQLVAAYRDAMDAGKHTVDPVLTNFKNKYAVDWAPFLNKKWTDAADTAVPLTELKRLAERITRVPEGFKPHSLVEKVLNDRSKMGKGECNLDWGMGEHLGFASLLASGYAIRLSGQDAGRGTFVHRHAVLHDQNRERWDQGIYLPLANVSDNQANFTVIDSVLSEEAVLAFEYGFSTAEPNTLTIWEAQFGDFVNGAQVVIDQFIASGEVKWGRASGLVMMLPHGYEGQGPEHSSARIERFLQLCADNNMQVVQPTTAAQIFHLLRRQMVRQFRKPLVIFTPKSLLRNKDAGSPLTDLAKGGFQTVIGEVDEGIDASKVKRVLVCSGKVYYDLCNTRKTRGVTDTAIVRMEQMYPFPHKSFAAELKKFPNALEVVWVQDEPQNQGPWFQIQHNIFESLEVGQRLAYAGRPASASPAVGYADKHVAQQKELLETAFSKLKGFILTK from the coding sequence ATGATGCAGCAACAGAATGCGAACTCCTACCTGTTCGGCGGTAATGCGCCGTATGTGGAAGAGTTATACGAAGCCTACCTGGACAATCCGGGCTCGGTGCCCGACAACTGGCGCGCCTATTTCGACCAGATGCAGAACGTGCCGGCCGTCGACGGCTCGAACCGTTCCGATGTGGTTCATTCGTCGGTCGTCGCCTCGTTTGCCGAGCGCGCCAAGCAGGGCCCGATCCGGACCGTGGTCGCTTCGACCGACGCCGAGATGGGCCGCAAGCGCGTCGCCGCGACCCAGATGATCGCCGCCTACCGCTACCTTGGCTCGCGCTGGGCCAACCTCGATCCGCTGCAGCGCCAGGAGCGCCCGCCACTGCCGGAGCTCGATCCTGCCTTCTACGGCTTCACCGAAGCCGATCTCGACACCGTCTTCAATATCAGCAACACGTATTTCGGCAAAGAGACCGCGCCGCTGCGCGAACTGCTGAACATGCTGCGCGATACGTATTGCCGTTCGGTGGGCGCCGAGTTCATGTACATCAGCGACCCGACCGAAAAGCGCTGGCTGCAAGAGCGCATGGAGTCGAACCGTGCGACCCCGGCCTTTACGCTGGAAAAGAAAAAGCACATCCTCGAGCGCCTGACCGCAGCCGAAGGCCTGGAGCGCTACCTGCACACCAAGTACGTCGGTGCCAAGCGCTTCTCGCTCGAGGGCGGCGAATCGTTTATCGCCTCGATGGACGAAGTCATCCAGCGCGCCGGTGAAAAAGGTGTGCAGGAAATCGTCATCGGCATGGCCCACCGCGGCCGCCTGAACGTGCTGGTCAACACCCTGGGCAAGTCGCCAGCCGACCTGTTCGAAGAATTCGAAGGCAAGCACGCCGACGACCTGCCATCGGGCGACGTCAAATACCACCAGGGCTTCTCGAGCGATATCTCGACCCCGGGCGGCCCGGTCCACCTGTCGCTGGCGTTCAATCCTTCGCACCTTGAAATCGTCAACCCGGTAGTCGAAGGTTCGGTCAAGGCGCGCATGGAGCGGCGCGGCGACCGCAAGGGCAAGGAAGTGCTGCCGATCCTGGTGCACGGCGACGCCGCCTTCGCCGGCCAGGGCGTGGTCATGGAAACCCTGAACCTGGCCCAGACCCGCGGCTACGGCACCGGCGGCACGGTCCACATCGTCATCAACAACCAGATCGGCTTTACCACCTCCGACCCGCGCGACGCGCGTTCGACCCTGTACTGCTCGGACGTCGTCAAGATGATCGAAGCACCGGTGCTGCACGTGAACGCCGACGATCCGGAAGCGGTCGTGATGGCCTCGCAGATCGCCATCGACTACCGCACCGAGTTCGGCAAGGACGTGGTCGTGGACATCGTCTGCTACCGCAAGCTGGGCCACAACGAGCAGGACACCCCGGCCCTGACCCAGCCGCTGATGTACAAGAAGATCGCCAAGCACCCGGGCACCCGCAAGCTGTACGCCGAGAAGCTGACCGCGCAGGGCAGCATCGAAGCCGACGCCGGCGACCAGCTGGTTGCCGCCTACCGCGACGCGATGGACGCCGGCAAGCACACGGTCGATCCGGTGCTGACCAACTTCAAGAACAAGTACGCAGTCGACTGGGCGCCGTTCCTGAACAAGAAATGGACCGACGCGGCCGATACCGCCGTGCCGCTCACCGAACTCAAGCGCCTGGCCGAACGCATCACCCGTGTCCCGGAAGGCTTCAAGCCGCACTCGCTGGTCGAGAAGGTACTCAACGACCGCAGCAAGATGGGCAAGGGCGAGTGCAACCTCGACTGGGGCATGGGCGAGCACCTCGGCTTCGCGTCGCTGCTGGCCTCGGGTTATGCGATCCGCCTGTCGGGCCAGGACGCCGGCCGCGGCACCTTCGTGCACCGCCACGCCGTGCTGCACGACCAGAACCGCGAACGCTGGGACCAGGGTATCTACCTGCCGCTGGCTAACGTCTCGGACAACCAGGCCAATTTCACCGTGATCGACTCGGTGCTGTCCGAAGAAGCGGTGCTCGCCTTCGAGTATGGCTTCTCGACCGCCGAACCAAATACGCTGACCATCTGGGAAGCCCAGTTCGGTGACTTCGTCAACGGCGCCCAGGTCGTCATCGACCAGTTCATCGCCTCGGGCGAAGTCAAATGGGGCCGCGCCTCGGGTCTGGTCATGATGCTGCCGCACGGCTACGAAGGCCAGGGTCCGGAGCACTCGTCGGCCCGCATCGAGCGCTTCTTGCAGCTGTGCGCCGACAACAACATGCAAGTGGTGCAGCCAACCACTGCGGCCCAGATCTTCCACCTGCTGCGCCGCCAGATGGTGCGCCAGTTCCGCAAGCCTTTGGTGATCTTCACGCCGAAGTCGCTGCTGCGCAACAAGGACGCCGGCTCGCCCTTGACCGACCTGGCCAAGGGCGGCTTCCAGACCGTCATCGGCGAAGTCGACGAGGGCATCGACGCCTCGAAGGTCAAGCGTGTGCTGGTCTGCTCGGGCAAGGTCTACTATGACTTGTGCAACACCCGCAAGACCCGTGGCGTCACCGACACCGCCATCGTGCGCATGGAGCAGATGTACCCGTTCCCGCACAAGTCGTTCGCCGCCGAGCTGAAGAAATTCCCGAACGCGCTCGAGGTCGTGTGGGTGCAGGACGAGCCGCAGAACCAGGGTCCGTGGTTCCAGATCCAGCACAACATCTTCGAGAGCCTCGAAGTTGGCCAGCGCCTGGCTTATGCCGGCCGCCCGGCATCGGCATCGCCTGCGGTCGGCTATGCCGACAAGCACGTGGCGCAGCAAAAAGAGCTGTTGGAAACCGCGTTCTCGAAGCTGAAAGGGTTCATTCTCACCAAGTGA
- a CDS encoding DUF4198 domain-containing protein — translation MHQFVKKTVLALALASVSFGASAHRGWMLPSTTFVEKEEAWVTIDGAVSEGLFDFDHVPLRMENVTVTDPGGATAAAPGAVQGKLRTTLDLRLPRDGTYRIALVSENVVGSYQLGGETRRVRGTPASVAKDIPAAATELQTSTTHSRMETFVSANKLSRDALKPSGKGLELVPVTHPNDLRAGEPARLRFQLDGKPLANFPFSLVPGGVKYRGTIGEIRLVTDASGEASFTLPAPNRYWLSARFPVEQDKGPGEPGARRYAYSATLEVLPE, via the coding sequence ATGCACCAGTTCGTCAAGAAAACCGTCCTCGCACTGGCCCTGGCCAGCGTGTCCTTTGGCGCCAGCGCCCACCGCGGCTGGATGCTGCCCAGCACCACCTTTGTCGAGAAAGAAGAAGCCTGGGTCACCATCGACGGGGCGGTCTCGGAAGGCCTGTTCGATTTCGACCATGTGCCGCTGCGCATGGAGAACGTCACCGTGACCGATCCGGGCGGCGCCACCGCGGCGGCGCCCGGCGCGGTCCAGGGCAAGCTGCGCACCACGCTCGACCTGCGCCTGCCGCGGGACGGCACGTATCGCATTGCCCTGGTCAGCGAAAATGTGGTGGGCAGCTACCAGCTCGGTGGCGAAACCAGGCGCGTGCGCGGCACGCCGGCGAGCGTGGCCAAGGACATTCCGGCCGCCGCCACCGAGCTACAGACCTCGACCACCCACAGCCGCATGGAGACCTTCGTCTCGGCCAACAAGCTCAGTCGCGACGCCCTCAAGCCGAGCGGCAAGGGCCTGGAACTGGTGCCGGTCACCCACCCGAACGACCTGCGCGCCGGCGAGCCGGCGAGGTTGCGTTTCCAGCTCGATGGCAAGCCGCTGGCGAACTTTCCGTTCTCGCTGGTGCCCGGTGGCGTCAAGTACCGCGGCACCATCGGCGAGATCCGCCTGGTCACCGACGCCAGCGGCGAAGCCAGCTTCACCCTGCCGGCGCCGAACCGCTACTGGCTCAGCGCCAGGTTCCCGGTCGAGCAGGACAAGGGGCCGGGCGAGCCGGGTGCGCGCCGCTACGCCTACTCGGCCACGCTCGAAGTACTGCCGGAGTAA
- the odhB gene encoding 2-oxoglutarate dehydrogenase complex dihydrolipoyllysine-residue succinyltransferase, which yields MAQIEVKVPVLSESVAEATLLSWHKKVGETVDRDENMIDIETDKVVLELPAPSAGVIVQLLKADGATVVAGEVIAIIDTEASAQTSPLSVKSIPSAAPNAPIAGSAAAAPAAAPAAASGGAMSGVPMPAAAKILADNNMNAAGMDGSGRDGRVTKGDALAAVAGKPAAAAAPAPAATAAAARPALQQVAAPAANLGDRPEERVPMSRLRARIAERLLQSQSTNAILTTFNEVNMAPVMELRAKYKDKFEKEHGVKLGFMSFFVKAAVAALKKYPIVNASVDGNDIVYHGYFDIGIAVGSPRGLVVPILRNADQMSIAEIEKKIGEFGQKAKEGKLTLEDLTGGTFSISNGGTFGSMLSTPIINPPQSAILGVHATKDRAVVENGQIVIRPMNYLAMSYDHRIIDGREAVLALVAMKDALEDPARLLLDL from the coding sequence ATGGCACAAATCGAAGTCAAGGTCCCTGTACTGTCGGAATCGGTTGCTGAAGCAACCCTGCTGTCCTGGCACAAGAAAGTCGGCGAAACGGTCGATCGCGACGAAAACATGATCGATATCGAAACCGACAAGGTGGTCCTTGAGCTGCCAGCGCCAAGCGCGGGCGTGATCGTGCAACTGCTCAAGGCCGACGGCGCCACCGTGGTCGCCGGCGAAGTCATCGCCATCATCGATACCGAAGCATCGGCGCAAACCAGCCCGCTGTCGGTCAAGTCGATTCCGTCGGCAGCGCCGAACGCGCCGATCGCAGGCAGCGCCGCTGCTGCTCCTGCTGCTGCTCCAGCTGCCGCAAGCGGCGGCGCAATGTCCGGCGTGCCGATGCCGGCCGCGGCCAAAATCCTGGCCGACAACAACATGAACGCCGCCGGCATGGACGGCTCGGGCCGCGACGGCCGCGTGACCAAGGGCGACGCCCTGGCCGCTGTCGCCGGCAAGCCTGCCGCCGCTGCCGCCCCGGCACCGGCCGCGACCGCAGCGGCGGCCCGGCCGGCACTGCAGCAGGTCGCCGCGCCCGCCGCCAACCTGGGCGACCGTCCGGAAGAGCGCGTGCCGATGAGCCGCCTGCGCGCCCGTATCGCCGAGCGCCTGCTGCAGTCGCAGTCGACCAACGCCATCCTGACCACTTTTAACGAAGTGAACATGGCCCCGGTCATGGAACTGCGCGCCAAGTACAAGGACAAGTTCGAGAAAGAACACGGCGTCAAGCTGGGCTTCATGTCCTTCTTCGTCAAGGCCGCCGTCGCCGCGCTGAAGAAATACCCGATCGTGAACGCTTCGGTCGACGGCAACGACATCGTCTACCACGGCTACTTCGACATCGGTATCGCGGTCGGTTCGCCGCGCGGCCTGGTGGTGCCGATCCTGCGCAATGCCGACCAGATGTCGATCGCCGAAATCGAAAAGAAGATCGGCGAATTCGGCCAGAAAGCCAAAGAAGGCAAGCTGACCCTGGAAGACCTGACCGGCGGCACCTTCTCGATCTCGAACGGCGGCACCTTCGGCTCGATGCTGTCGACCCCGATCATCAACCCGCCGCAGTCGGCCATCCTGGGCGTGCACGCGACCAAGGACCGCGCCGTGGTTGAAAACGGCCAGATCGTCATCCGTCCGATGAACTACCTGGCGATGTCGTACGACCACCGCATCATCGACGGCCGCGAAGCCGTGCTGGCCCTGGTCGCCATGAAGGACGCGCTGGAAGACCCGGCGCGCCTGTTGCTCGACCTGTAA
- a CDS encoding PepSY-associated TM helix domain-containing protein, translating into MSLPGSPSSAPAAPTSALPGPRRAFFLKQLHQWHWISSAICLMAMLLFSFTGFTLNHASQIEAKPVVTRLKAALPEPLRAQLEAYAASHAEAEVPLPSELADWANGAFPVDVRGKRAEWSEEDAYIALPRPGGDAWLRIGIDGAAEYEATSRGAISWLNDMHKGRNTGTVWSWFIDIFAIACVVFCITGFLIMKYHAANRPATWPVIGFGIVLPAVLALLFVH; encoded by the coding sequence ATGAGTTTACCCGGATCTCCCTCGTCAGCGCCTGCCGCCCCTACCTCTGCCCTGCCGGGGCCGCGCCGCGCCTTCTTTCTCAAGCAACTGCACCAATGGCATTGGATCAGCTCGGCCATCTGCCTGATGGCCATGCTGCTGTTCAGCTTTACCGGCTTTACCCTCAACCATGCATCCCAGATCGAGGCCAAGCCGGTGGTCACGCGCCTGAAGGCTGCGCTGCCCGAGCCGCTGCGCGCCCAGCTCGAAGCCTACGCCGCCAGCCATGCCGAGGCCGAGGTTCCGCTGCCGAGCGAACTGGCCGACTGGGCCAACGGCGCCTTCCCGGTCGATGTGCGCGGCAAGCGCGCCGAATGGAGCGAAGAAGACGCGTACATCGCCCTGCCCCGTCCCGGCGGCGACGCCTGGCTGCGCATCGGGATCGACGGCGCGGCCGAATACGAGGCCACTTCGCGCGGCGCGATCTCGTGGCTCAATGACATGCACAAGGGACGCAATACCGGCACCGTCTGGAGCTGGTTCATCGACATCTTCGCGATCGCCTGCGTGGTGTTTTGCATCACCGGTTTCCTGATCATGAAATACCACGCGGCGAACCGGCCCGCGACCTGGCCGGTGATCGGCTTTGGCATCGTGCTGCCGGCCGTACTGGCGCTGCTGTTCGTGCACTGA
- the zapE gene encoding cell division protein ZapE, whose protein sequence is MNVQEYYQHALAERGFKSDPAQQAAVDRLQQAYDAWVGYKSQRSSAFKRLINRPDVPRGVYLWGGVGRGKSFLMDSFYSVVPVVRKTRLHFHEFMRAVHGQLDELKGVADPLDEVAKRIARKYRLICFDEFHVSDIADAMILYNLLSALFANGVSFVMTSNYEPSTLYPDGLHRDRMLPTIALLKDRLDILNVDAGNDYRKRAMEQVQAYYTPLDAASDRALRDAYARVADTADEHPIVHIENREIRSLRRAGGVIWFDFATLCGGPRSQNDYLELATRFHTVVLSSIPAMSAGQSSEARRFTWLIDVFYDHKVKLIMSAAVEPEELYTQGMLANEFHRTVSRIIEMQSREYMLAERRGAADAIA, encoded by the coding sequence ATGAACGTCCAAGAGTACTACCAGCACGCGCTCGCCGAGCGCGGCTTCAAGTCCGATCCGGCCCAGCAGGCCGCGGTCGATCGCCTGCAGCAGGCCTACGACGCGTGGGTCGGGTACAAGTCCCAGCGCTCGTCCGCTTTCAAGCGCCTCATCAACCGTCCCGACGTGCCCAGGGGCGTGTACCTGTGGGGCGGGGTAGGGCGCGGCAAGTCGTTCCTGATGGACTCGTTCTACTCGGTGGTGCCGGTGGTGCGCAAGACGCGCCTGCACTTCCACGAATTCATGCGCGCCGTGCACGGCCAGCTCGATGAGCTCAAGGGCGTGGCCGATCCGCTCGACGAAGTGGCCAAGCGCATCGCCCGGAAATACCGCCTGATCTGCTTCGACGAGTTCCACGTCTCGGACATCGCCGACGCCATGATCCTTTACAACCTGCTGTCCGCCCTGTTCGCCAACGGCGTGAGCTTCGTGATGACCTCGAACTACGAGCCGTCCACGCTCTACCCGGACGGCCTGCACCGCGACCGCATGCTGCCGACCATCGCCCTGCTCAAGGACAGGCTCGACATCCTGAACGTCGACGCCGGCAACGACTACCGCAAGCGCGCCATGGAGCAGGTGCAGGCCTATTACACGCCGCTCGACGCGGCCTCGGACCGGGCCCTGCGCGATGCCTATGCCAGGGTGGCCGATACTGCCGACGAGCACCCGATCGTTCATATCGAGAACCGCGAGATCCGTTCGCTGCGCCGCGCCGGCGGCGTGATCTGGTTCGATTTCGCCACCCTGTGCGGCGGGCCGCGTTCGCAGAACGACTATCTCGAACTGGCCACGCGCTTCCATACGGTGGTGCTGTCGAGCATTCCGGCGATGTCGGCCGGCCAGTCGTCCGAGGCGCGCCGCTTCACCTGGCTGATCGACGTGTTCTACGACCACAAGGTCAAGCTGATCATGTCGGCCGCGGTCGAACCCGAAGAGCTGTACACCCAGGGCATGCTGGCGAACGAATTCCACCGCACCGTCTCGCGTATCATTGAAATGCAGTCGCGCGAGTACATGCTCGCCGAACGGCGCGGCGCAGCCGACGCCATTGCCTGA